A genome region from Sceloporus undulatus isolate JIND9_A2432 ecotype Alabama chromosome 1, SceUnd_v1.1, whole genome shotgun sequence includes the following:
- the PLD4 gene encoding 5'-3' exonuclease PLD4 has protein sequence MKRIVMKPLTSNGPFYVKLHPNEQRGIQVVFGLLAVAGLLVVIINHIMKPSTLIFVRDEGMVLNRYLHGDDDQNTGRDRMTTMDSKPSCNDSCTFQLVESLPWDMPYGPNSSAAKPLYQAWMELLNMTQESIHVASYYWALTGEDVGVNDTSSKQGEDILKKFESLLLENITVFIATSVPSKVKHSTDLEILERKGAHVKRINFGQLTHGVLHTKFWIVDRKHIFLGSANVDWRSLTQVKEVGVLINNCSSLANDLWKTFKTYWDLGGPNATIPSPWPRNYSTNINRQNPLEVQFNGSSTKAYFSASPPSFCPGGRTFDLVAVLDVIYEAEEYVYVSMMEYFPTSRFRHPPRYWPPIDNALKDVALCCNIRIRLLVSCWIHTDSSMFHYLKSLSVLNNPSANITIEVKIFIVPIGNHSNIPFARLNHNKYMVTEKAAYVGTSNWAEEYFTTTAGVGLIARQSSINPARKTPTIQEQLTFLFERDWNSRYAINMEDLPGQKDCTWKDTFTSFFKN, from the exons ATGAAGAGGATTGTAATGAAACCACTTACATCAAATGGACCCTTCTATGTGAAATTGCACCCAAATGAGCAAAGAGGCATTCAGGTG gtgtttggactgtTGGCAGTTGCTGGGCTCCTCGTTGTGATAATAAATCACATCATGAAACCTTCCACTTTAATCTTTGTAAGGGACGAAGGCATGGTTCTTAACAGATACCTGCATGGGGATGATGACCAAAACACTGGACGAGACAGAATGACTACGATGGACAGCAAGCCCAGCTGTAATGATTCATGCAC TTTTCAGCTGGTGGAAAGCCTCCCTTGGGATATGCCATATGGACCAAATAGCAGTGCTgcaaaaccactataccaagcaTGGATGGAGCTCTTAAACATGACCCAGGAAAGCATTCACGTGGCTTCTTACTATTGGGCATTGACTGGAGAGGATGTCGGTGTCAATGACACATCATCTAAACAG GGTGAAGATATTCTGAAAAAATTTGAAAGTCTACTTTTGGAGAATATCACTGTGTTTATTGCAACAAGTGTTCCATCTAAAGTTAAACATTCCACAGATCTTGAGATCCTGGAGAGAAAAG GGGCCCATGTAAAAAGGATAAACTTTGGCCAGCTGACTCATGGTGTCCTGCACACCAAATTCTGGATTGTAGACAGGAAACACATCTTTCTTGGTAGTGCCAATGTGGACTGGAGGTCCCTGACTCAG GTGAAAGAGGTTGGAGTTTTGATCAATAATTGCAGTTCCTTAGCTAATGACCTttggaaaacatttaaaacatactgGGATCTTGGAGGACCAAATGCCACCATCCCCTCTCCATGGCCAAGGAATTACTCTACCAATATTAACAGGCAGAACCCTTTGGAAGTACAGTTCAATGGAAGCTCCACCAAAGCATATTTTTCT gcTTCTCCACCTTCATTTTGCCCAGGGGGTCGTACCTTTGACCTTGTAGCAGTTCTTGATGTTATCTATGAGGCAGAAGAGTATGTATATGTCTCCATGATGGAGTATTTTCCTACAAGCCGCTTCAGGCATCCACCAAG ATACTGGCCACCCATCGACAATGCTCTAAAAGATGTGGCACTTTGCTGTAATATACGAATACGGCTTTTGGTCAGCTGCTGGATCCATACTGATTCTTCCATGTTTCACTACCTGAAGTCACTGAGTGTCCTCAACAATCCGAGTGCCAACATCACAATAGAAGTG AAAATCTTCATTGTTCCAATTGGAAATCATAGCAACATTCCTTTTGCAAGGCTGAATCACAACAAATACATGGTTACTGAGAAGGCAGCCTATGTTG GGACTTCTAATTGGGCAGAAGAATACTTCACCACCACTGCGGGTGTGGGACTGATTGCCAGACAGTCTTCAATAAATCCTGCAAGGAAGACTCCAACAATACAGGAACAACTGACATTTCTTTTTGAGCGAGATTGGAATTCCAGATATGCAATAAATATGGAGGACTTGCCTGGGCAGAAAGACTGTACTTGGAAAGATACCtttacaagtttttttaaaaactag